A genomic stretch from Salarias fasciatus chromosome 18, fSalaFa1.1, whole genome shotgun sequence includes:
- the LOC115405109 gene encoding ankyrin repeat domain-containing protein 12 isoform X2 — MAKPGSDRDGAMVDKQAGKKSKDKLSPFTKTPKLDRSELLAKEGKAKSSMKRKLSFTTSPPRTEERDSDTDKDGPDKKKMKKEAGGKKSQAPNLLFGYPLSERKQMALLMQMTANSPDSTPSHPSQTTPVQKKVPSGASSRQKDKVNKRNERGETPLHMAAIRGDAKQVKELISLGADVNVKDFAGWTPLHEACNLGYYDVAKVLIAAGAEVNTQGLDDDTPLHDASSSGHKDIVKLLLRHGGNAFQANKRGERPVDVADSQELEQLLKGEVPLSDQEDTSSESEDPPSVNPSSVDDNMEDSETEKDSDSKPATKASSSVPGLDEYEFKDEEEEEDLSKALNDRHILRRELRQREKEDKDRNHVAGKQSAKGDSSTKSKKQKGSRVHCSSDTSSDEMESLSEKRNSPTCSQSSESLRPDTRSKKDNAEQKDKGKVKRKSKSQNKNKENQEDGKENSKTLLLSLATVSETEKGREEDSFKMSFSPKDDSSVHLFHLSSIKSPKLNHSLTDKQTPLKQENTKMCVSISDGSCPVDGVKYNHYTDAEYCTEGSSTKGCKHKEKSKHQQKDAGVDGEDGRSSPFREGGVGNSIDGGGDGAARKTDVDGKVVKKHKLKHKEKDKHKREYEAERGRHRQKEAKKDGHRNLEFDREFWKENFFKSDETDEPPPAKKDGEENSSLQKSADASPGKDERTAKEKHSSGKEKRPREEREKDKAVKKERKEEKAKDGKPSERDEKADGQGSGRIPEEPLQSNSMKEETEEKPVSGIPADQEQLESSEKGSREKTDKRLPGKEKDSEKMEKRHPDKEKKIKTEHSDKTEPPNSVDRWKDKERAAAVSSLSPADKSSKENEKLKSLTTTKKHEDSRKNKDKFEKRSDKERQDREYSDHREKDRSSSDRKGKPLEKIPDHSKSDRSKEKDCDKKKRDKVKDGALSSNSNLKLLLEEKKSYLSESSKSLSAKSKEEAAKAPEKDRDRRDRDRDADRHKDKDRHRESRFQQARLGKAKPAEAEGDKPKSKASPAARDAKPKEKRLVNDDLMQTSFERMLSLKDQEIEQWHRKHLEKIKQKERERLKQRPLAELKSKLKDRTKTEPCLSKELMRSKSSEASDAQGRDKAPKDGSSPRTMSLDGRTLPSISTKVMSAVENCLSRSPRPDGERCGLISRSMSLVSVASSEDSCQATTLTPRNVEYDSDMNLEASDSQPAFLQSSLIIQATRSPSVHDKDCSSLPDASQSGRTPLSGRHESPYLRAILDEDANPTPEGRAAESLPKAGVSASPGEEPRAREASEPEDSASTQPLSNSVSEAATEKECVTPQDLPCTALPQSQTGPAEPSPPPPCDAPAVKDFQSVTENSQTDSGQNELEQSSGAAASPSAESSNTRTVPQRDPLPSPADENQNTEPCPTPATDPKDNILEDSDKPEPDSMETGSETLRTDGAGSPVPSTSSTAAESLPGFSKTNLESKSSQEDFSANNQDCKKSRPSSEPGLLLDAQTEKKDGVPVSSPEHRPDDVMDVPQSSENGCGAVAPVASESSSDEGRQATESPADSKADAQPEPMEVTPADEKPESSSCLEEQSPSAVQPAAPTDLSSCSSSSSCSSASGGSSPQSADRDSDSSGARFKVRCADEDADVHVPHPRKRKMPKVSSCSQPGAAAPQEREQGQQSLAAIVDSVKLEEIEPYQTERANPYYEFLHIRKKIEEKRKVLCSVTPQPPQYYDEYVTFNGSYLLDGNPLSKLCIPTITPPPSLPEQLKEMFKQQEVVRMKLRLQHSIEREKLIVSNEQEVLRVHYRAARTLANQTLPFSACTVLLDAEVYNMPQDVQSDDGKTSVRDRFNARQFMSWLQDVDDKFDKLKTCLLMRQQHEAAALNAVQRLEWQLKLQELDPATYKSTSIFEIPEFYIPLVEVNDDFDLTPI; from the exons ATGGCCAAACCTGGGAGCGACAGAGATGGAGCCATGGTGGATAAGCAGGCCGGGAAGAAG AGTAAAGACAAGTTGTCTCCGTTCACCAAGACTCCCAAGCTGGACCGGAGCGAGTTGCTGGCGAAAGAAGGGAAAGCCAAGTCTTCCATGAAGCGCAAGCTCTCCTTCACCACCAGTCCGCCCCGGACGGAGGAGCGGGACTCGGACACCG ATAAAGATGGACCAGacaagaaaaagatgaagaaggaGGCAGGGGGCAAGAAGTCCCAGGCGCCCAACCTCCTGTTTGGATATCCACTGTCGGAGCGCAAGCAGATGGCTCTGCTCATGCAGATGACGGCCAACAGCCCAG ACTCTACACCCAGTCACCCCTCGCAAACCACCCCCGTGCAGAAGAAGGTCCCCAGCGGCGCCTCGTCTCGACAGAAAGACAAGGTCAACAAGAGGAACGAGCGAGGAGAGACTCCCCTTCACATGGCCGCCATCCGCGGAGACGCCAAGCAAGTCAAAGAGCTCATTAGCCTGGGAGCCGACGTCAATGTCAAAGACTTTGCAG GTTGGACTCCTCTTCACGAAGCCTGTAATCTGGGCTACTACGACGTGGCCAAGGTGTTGATAGCGGCGGGCGCCGAGGTGAACACGCAGGGTCTGGACGACGAcacgccgctccacgacgcttcCAGCAGCGGGCACAAGGAC ATTGTGAAACTTCTCCTTCGCCACGGCGGAAACGCCTTCCAAGCAAACAAGCGAGGCGAGCGGCCGGTGGATGTTGCAGACTcccaggagctggagcagctgctgaaaggAGAAGTTCCGCTGTCGGACCAAGAGGACACGTCTTCAG AGTCTGAAGACCCTCCATCAGTCAACCCCTCCAGCGTGGACGACAACATGGAAGACTCCGAAACCGAGAAGGACTCGGACAGCAAACCGGCCACGAAGGCGTCGTCGTCCGTCCCGGGGCTGGACGAGTACGAGTTcaaggacgaggaggaggaggaggatctgagcaAAGCCCTGAACGACAGGCACATCCTCAGGAGGGAACTACGGCAGCGCGAGAAGGAGGACAAAGACAGGAACCATGTGGCGGGAAAGCAGAGCGCCAAGGGCGATTCCTCCACAAAGTCCAAAAAGCAGAAGGGCTCTCGTGTCCACTGCAGCTCGGACACGTCCAGCGACGAAATGGAGAGTCTGTCCGAGAAGAGAAACTCCCCCACCTGCTCGCAGAGCTCTGAAAGCCTCAGGCCAGACACCAGGTCTAAAAAGGACAATGCTGAGCAAAAGGACAAGGGGAAGGTCAAGAGGAAGAGCAAAAGccagaataaaaacaaggagAACCAAGAGGACGGAAAAGAGAACAGCAAAACGTTGCTCCTCTCGCTGGCAACCGTGTCTGAGACGGAGAAGGGCCGAGAGGAGGACTCCTTCAAGATGTCCTTCAGCCCTAAAGACGACTCGTCCGTCCACCTCTTCCACTTGTCGTCCATTAAATCCCCCAAACTGAACCACAGCCTGACGGACAAGCAGACGCCGCTCAAGCAGGAGAACACCAAGATGTGCGTCTCCATCAGCGACGGCTCCTGTCCGGTGGACGGCGTCAAATACAACCACTACACAGACGCGGAGTACTGCACCGAGGGCTCCAGCACCAAGGGGTGCAAGCACAAGGAGAAGAGCAAGCATCAGCAGAAGGACGCCGGCGTGGACGGAGAGGACGGCCGCTCCAGCCCCTTCAGGGAGGGCGGCGTCGGAAACAGCAtcgacggcggcggcgacggcgccGCCCGGAAGACCGACGTCGACGGCAAAGTGGTGAAGAAGCATAAGCTGAAGCACAaggagaaagacaaacacaagagGGAGTACGAGGCCGAGCGGGGCCGCCACAGGCAGAAGGAGGCCAAGAAGGACGGCCACAGGAATCTGGAGTTCGACAGAGAGTTCTGGAAAGAGAACTTCTTCAAAAGCGACGAGACGGACGAGCCTCCGCCGGCCAAAAAAGACGGCGAGGAGAACAGTTCACTACAGAAGAGCGCCGACGCCTCTCCCGGCAAAGATGAGAGGACGGCGAAGGAAAAACACTCGAGCGGCAAGGAGAAGAGGCCGAGAGAGGAGCGGGAAAAAGACAAGGCCGTGAAAAAGGAGCggaaggaggagaaggccaAAGACGGCAAGCCGAGCGAGCGTGACGAGAAGGCGGACGGCCAGGGCTCAGGGCGGATTCCTGAGGAGCCGCTTCAGAGCAACAGCATgaaagaggagacggaggagaagcCCGTCAGCGGGATCCCAGCTGATCAGGAACAGCTGGAGTCCTCCGAAAAAGGCTCACGCGAGAAAACTGACAAGCGGCTCCCGGGAAAGGAGAAGGATTCGGAAAAAATGGAGAAGAGGCATCCGGACAAggagaaaaagattaaaacgGAGCACTCCGACAAAACGGAGCCGCCCAACTCGGTGGATCGCTGGAAAGACAAGGAAAGAGCGGCGGCCGTCTCCTCGCTCTCCCCCGCGGACAAAAGCTCCAAGGAGAACGAAAAACTGAAATCTTTAACCACAACAAAAAAGCATGAAGAcagcagaaaaaataaagacaagttTGAAAAACGATCTGATAAGGAGCGGCAGGACCGGGAGTACAGCGATCACAGAGAGAAGGACCGCAGCAGCTCTGATAGGAAAGGAAAACCTCTGGAGAAAATCCCAGATCACAGTAAATCCGATCGCTCCAAAGAAAAGGACTGCGACAAGAAAAAGAGAGATAAAGTAAAAGACGGAGCGCTGTCCTCAAACTCCAATCTGAAATTGCTCttggaagagaagaaaagctaTCTCTCCGAGAGCAGCAAGTCTTTATCTGCAAAATCAAAGGAGGAAGCTGCGAAAGCGCCGGAGAAAGATCGCGACCGGCGAGACCGCGACCGAGACGCCGATAGACACAAGGATAAGGACCGGCACCGAGAGTCGCGCTTCCAGCAGGCCAGGCTCGGCAAGGCCAAGCCGGCCGAGGCGGAGGGAGATAAGCCCAAATCAAAGGCTTCCCCGGCAGCGCGAGACGCCAAGCCGAAGGAGAAGCGGCTGGTCAACGACGACCTGATGCAGACCAGCTTCGAGCGCATGCTCAGCCTGAAGGACCAGGAGATCGAGCAGTGGCACCGGAAGCACCTGGAGAAGATCAAGCAGAAAGAGCGCGAGCGGCTCAAACAGCGGCCTCTGGCCGAGCTGAAGTCCAAACTCAAAGACAGAACCAAGACCGAACCGTGCTTGAGCAAGGAGCTGATGCGCTCCAAAAGCTCCGAGGCGTCCGACGCCCAGGGCAGAGACAAAGCCCCGAAGGACGGTTCGAGCCCCCGGACCATGTCTCTGGATGGGAGGACTCTGCCCTCCATCAGCACCAAGGTCATGTCGGCGGTGGAGAACTGCCTGAGCAGATCCCCGCGGCCGGACGGCGAGCGCTGCGGCCTCATATCCCGGTCCATGTCCCTGGTCTCCGTTGCCAGCTCGGAGGACTCGTGCCAGGCCACGACGCTGACGCCCCGGAACGTGGAGTACGACTCCGACATGAACCTGGAAGCCTCAGACTCCCAGCCGGCGTTCCTGCAGTCTTCCCTCATCATTCAAGCCACCAGGTCTCCGTCTGTTCACGATAAAGACTGCAGCAGTCTTCCAGATGCTTCTCAGAGCGGCCGGACGCCGCTGTCCGGCAGACACGAGTCCCCGTACCTCAGGGCCATTCTGGACGAGGACGCCAACCCGACGCCCGAAGGCCGAGCGGCCGAAAGCCTGCCGAAGGCCGGCGTGTCCGCGTCTCCGGGCGAGGAGCCGAGAGCGAGGGAGGCGTCGGAACCCGAGGACAGCGCCAGCACTCAGCCGCTGTCGAATTCGGTGTCCGAAGCGGCGACGGAGAAGGAGTGTGTGACGCCGCAGGATCTTCCATGTACAGCACTTCCACAGTCCCAGACCGGGCCGGCAGAGcccagcccgccgcctccctGCGACGCCCCGGCGGTGAAGGACTTCCAGAGCGTCACGGAGAACTCGCAGACAGACTCCGGTCAGAACGAACTGGAACAGTCATCGGGAGCTGCAGCTTCCCCGTCCGCCGAGTCCTCAAACACCAGAACTGTCCCGCAGAGAGACCCGCTCCCTTCCCCCGCTGACGAGAACCAGAACACAGAGCCCTGTCCCACGCCCGCCACCGACCCGAAGGACAACATCCTGGAAGATTCTGACAAACCAGAACCAGACAGCATGGAGACTGGTTCCGAAACCCTGAGGACAGACGGAGCAGGGAGTCCTGTCccgtccaccagctccaccgcaGCAGAGTCCCTTCCGGGTTTCAGCAAAACCAACCTCGAGTCCAAAAGTTCTCAAGAGGATTTCAGTGCAAATAACCAAGACTGCAAGAAATCCAGACCTTCCAGTGAGCCGGGCCTCCTTCTCGACGCTCAGACTGAGAAAAAGGACGGCGTTCCTGTCTCGAGTCCCGAACACAGGCCCGACGACGTGATGGACGTCCCGCAGAGCTCGGAGAACGGCTGCGGCGCCGTCGCTCCCGTCGCATCGGAGAGCTCATCCGACGAAGGCCGCCAGGCCACGGAAAGCCCCGCCGACTCCAAAGCAGACGCTCAGCCGGAGCCGATGGAGGTGACGCCTGCCGACGAGAAACCAGAGTCCTCGTCGTGTTTGGAGGAGCAGAGCCCGAGCGCCGTGCAGCCGGCGGCGCCGACCgacctcagcagctgcagcagcagcagcagctgcagcagcgcctcCGGAGGATCCTCCCCACAGTCCGCCGACCGCGACTCCGACTCCTCCGGCGCCAGATTCAAAGTCCGCTGCGCCGACGAGGACGCGGACGTCCACGTGCCCCACCCGCGCAAGCGGAAGATGCCCAAGGTGTCGTCGTGCTCGCAGCcgggcgccgcggcgccgcagGAGAGGGAGCAGGGCCAGCAGTCCCTGGCGGCCATCGTGGACTCCGTCAAGCTGGAGGAGATCGAGCCCTACCAGACGGAGAGGGCCAACCCCTACTACGAGTTCCTGCACATCCGCAAGAAGATCGAGGAGAAGAGGAAAGTGCTGTGCAGCGTCACGCCGCAGCCGCCGCAGTATTACGACGAATACGTGACGTTTAACGGATCGTACCTCCTGGACGGAAACCCTCTCAGCAAACTCTGCATCCCGACC ATCACTCCTCCTCCGTCGTTACCGGAGCAGCTGAAGGAAATGTTCAAACAGCAGGAGGTCGTCCGCATGAAGCTCCGGCTGCAGCACAGCATTGAAAGG GAAAAGCTGATTGTTTCAAATGAACAGGAAGTCCTGCGAGTCCACTACCGGGCGGCGAGAACACTAGCCAATCAGACTCTGCCTTTCAGCGCCTGCACCGTGTTACTGGACGCCGAAGTCTACAACATGCCTCAGGACGTCCAG AGCGACGACGGGAAGACGTCGGTGAGGGACCGGTTCAACGCCCGGCAGTTCATGTCGTGGTTACAGGACGTCGACGACAAGTTCGACAAGCTGAAG ACGTGTCTCCTGATgcggcagcagcacgaggcggCAGCGCTGAACGCCGTGCAGCGTCTGGAGTGGCAGCTCAAGCTGCAGGAGCTCGACCCCGCCACCTACAAGTCCACCAGCATCTTCGAGATCCCCGAGTTCTACATCCCGCTGGTGGAGGTCAACGACGACTTCGACCTCACCCCCATATGA